One Bacteroidales bacterium genomic window carries:
- a CDS encoding DEAD/DEAH box helicase, whose amino-acid sequence MDQTFLVNLSLYKSLFRGREDIFAIRWEKDDKSSYSPAFEFDPYQYRLHKMKGGTFQNYSDKKYLSLSDYQITKHIYGEHFIGIYPLLKDNTSWFIAADFDKDNWIEECRLFLKVCNEQGLPVYLERSRSGKGGHIWVFFEKPYPAMKSRKIIINLLERIGAFSTFDKNSSFDRLFPNQDFLSGKGFGNLIALPLNKLSLDQGNNCFINPETIESYKDQWDYLKGIQRVSVSKLDQLYNQLTNITDLKKDRIIQTSPETGKVKIVLDQTIKIARSGLPLPLINFLREELNFLSSEFLIKKNLGKSIWGSERYFRFIEEKDDFVIIPRGMAGRLLRFCRDNNIEYDFFDERKKVEPASFTMDVQLREHQKIALTAAAKKDMGVIVAPPGTGKTIIGLKIIAEKQQPALIIVHRKQLAEQWIERIQSFLGIPKHEIGRIGQGKSKDGRKITVAMIQSLSRVLENSGPTCLTNKFGTIIVDECHHIPAETYRSIIGKLSSFYLYGLTATPFRKYNDGKLIFIHLGEIICEIKAPDISTFKTAKIIIRNTELDIPFNSKTDKFETLSKILIHDSARNKLILKDVISELSSGKKVVIITERKEHIDSLNQYLKQSYETIVFSGDDSESSRSIKWKILKNGNFQVLITTGQFFGEGIDIQNIDRLFLVYPFSFQGKLVQYIGRVQRSEIAPVIYDYRDYKIDYLNKLFLKRNTYYRKLEKQALLFDEPEPGTTSTGNTISIEEPITLTFDDLEFRYGTIAFKYFVPKLNQELEFEIENDQIRPEFDVLKPFFSKTLKKKNVIVLIQAEFQGKTLISQLATSSDLEKINREIIEIAKFKFVSRFFLGSNSNKPKQNLLDINQVQSLDEAKSSLYETGEQLLEDLLSNKKVIHYRQLRYLAEKHESSILKLRFVLSPFSFVFLVAGKNQNHLILETLDTEEATYIWHVSKISRMLPQELAIVEQHLNTIRINGRQTFLESQPENFSRILHDYSDERKGFIIWRDLLEERLI is encoded by the coding sequence ATGGATCAAACGTTTTTGGTAAATCTTTCTTTATACAAATCGTTATTCCGGGGAAGAGAGGATATATTTGCAATTCGCTGGGAGAAGGATGATAAGTCCAGTTATTCCCCTGCATTTGAATTTGACCCCTATCAATACCGTTTACATAAAATGAAAGGGGGAACCTTCCAGAACTATTCCGATAAAAAGTATCTTTCACTTTCAGATTATCAAATTACCAAACACATTTACGGAGAGCATTTCATAGGTATTTACCCCTTACTTAAAGATAATACATCATGGTTTATTGCAGCTGATTTTGATAAAGACAACTGGATAGAGGAATGTAGGTTGTTTCTTAAGGTTTGCAATGAACAGGGTTTACCAGTATATCTTGAACGATCCCGGTCTGGCAAGGGAGGTCATATCTGGGTGTTTTTTGAAAAGCCTTATCCGGCGATGAAAAGCAGGAAAATCATCATCAACCTGCTGGAAAGAATTGGTGCGTTTTCAACATTTGATAAGAACTCAAGCTTTGACAGGCTCTTCCCCAATCAGGATTTTCTGTCGGGGAAAGGATTTGGTAATCTGATTGCTTTGCCATTGAATAAACTTTCTTTAGATCAGGGAAATAACTGCTTTATCAATCCTGAGACAATAGAGTCATACAAAGATCAATGGGATTATCTGAAAGGCATTCAAAGGGTTTCTGTTTCTAAACTTGATCAACTTTATAACCAATTAACCAATATTACGGATTTAAAGAAAGACAGGATAATTCAGACATCACCGGAAACTGGTAAAGTCAAAATCGTACTTGATCAAACAATTAAAATAGCCCGGAGCGGTCTGCCATTGCCATTGATTAACTTTCTAAGAGAAGAGCTTAATTTCCTGAGTAGTGAATTTCTTATTAAAAAGAATCTTGGAAAAAGCATATGGGGCTCAGAAAGGTATTTCAGATTCATTGAAGAAAAAGATGACTTTGTTATTATTCCCAGAGGAATGGCTGGTCGCTTGTTACGCTTTTGCAGGGATAACAATATTGAATATGATTTTTTTGATGAAAGGAAAAAAGTTGAACCTGCCTCTTTTACAATGGATGTTCAACTTAGAGAACATCAAAAGATTGCTTTAACGGCTGCTGCGAAAAAAGACATGGGGGTTATTGTTGCTCCACCTGGAACGGGAAAAACCATTATTGGACTGAAGATCATTGCCGAAAAACAACAGCCTGCACTAATCATTGTTCACAGGAAACAGTTGGCCGAACAATGGATCGAAAGAATCCAATCGTTTTTAGGTATTCCCAAACATGAAATTGGAAGAATTGGACAAGGAAAGAGCAAAGATGGCCGGAAGATCACAGTAGCCATGATCCAGAGTTTATCAAGAGTGCTTGAAAATTCGGGACCGACTTGTTTAACAAATAAATTTGGGACAATCATCGTTGACGAATGTCATCATATTCCGGCAGAGACCTATAGAAGTATCATTGGGAAATTATCTTCATTTTATCTGTATGGGTTAACCGCAACACCTTTTCGAAAATATAATGACGGGAAGTTGATTTTTATCCATCTCGGGGAAATTATATGTGAAATTAAAGCTCCGGATATTTCAACTTTTAAAACTGCAAAAATCATCATTCGTAATACTGAACTTGATATTCCTTTCAATTCTAAAACGGATAAGTTCGAGACTTTATCCAAGATCCTGATCCATGATTCTGCAAGGAACAAACTAATTTTAAAGGATGTCATTTCAGAATTGAGTTCTGGGAAAAAAGTTGTGATCATTACGGAAAGGAAAGAACATATTGACTCGTTAAACCAGTATCTCAAACAATCTTATGAAACGATTGTCTTTTCTGGTGACGATTCGGAAAGCAGCAGATCAATCAAATGGAAAATACTTAAGAACGGTAATTTTCAAGTATTAATCACGACTGGACAGTTCTTTGGAGAAGGTATTGATATTCAAAATATCGACCGTTTGTTTCTTGTTTATCCATTTTCCTTCCAGGGGAAGCTGGTGCAATATATTGGAAGGGTACAAAGATCAGAGATCGCCCCGGTCATTTATGATTACCGGGATTATAAGATCGACTACCTGAATAAATTGTTTCTGAAAAGAAACACCTATTACAGAAAACTTGAAAAACAGGCTTTATTATTTGATGAACCTGAACCTGGTACTACATCAACTGGAAATACGATTTCAATTGAAGAGCCCATCACCCTTACTTTTGATGATCTTGAATTCAGATATGGTACAATTGCATTCAAGTACTTTGTCCCTAAATTAAATCAGGAACTGGAATTTGAAATTGAAAATGACCAAATCCGGCCGGAGTTCGATGTGTTGAAGCCATTTTTTTCAAAGACCTTGAAGAAAAAAAATGTCATTGTACTTATCCAGGCAGAATTTCAGGGAAAAACATTAATTTCCCAGTTGGCGACTTCTTCTGATCTGGAAAAAATAAACAGGGAGATCATTGAAATTGCAAAATTCAAATTTGTCTCAAGATTCTTTCTGGGCAGTAATTCAAATAAACCCAAGCAGAATCTATTGGATATAAATCAGGTTCAATCTCTGGATGAGGCAAAATCTTCCTTATATGAAACAGGTGAGCAATTGCTCGAGGATCTTCTGAGTAATAAAAAGGTTATCCATTACAGACAACTCAGATATCTGGCGGAAAAGCACGAAAGTTCTATATTGAAGCTTCGTTTTGTGTTAAGCCCGTTTTCTTTTGTTTTTCTGGTTGCCGGTAAAAATCAGAATCACCTCATTCTGGAAACCCTTGATACGGAAGAAGCCACCTATATCTGGCATGTCAGTAAAATATCAAGAATGCTCCCCCAGGAGTTGGCAATAGTTGAACAACATCTGAATACCATTAGGATTAATGGGAGACAGACATTTCTGGAATCCCAACCCGAAAATTTCAGCCGGATATTACACGATTATTCAGATGAAAGAAAGGGATTTATTATTTGGCGGGATTTGCTGGAGGAAAGGCTGATATGA
- a CDS encoding site-specific DNA-methyltransferase, with amino-acid sequence MTKKAEKFPDQLTDYRFKDKKRKYITPAGLASQGKVEEAPKLEFDYNPHLPPVLRFDDSGQTDKLPELLEKALRSPLTEDESKILANALKKHEPWLEWTGKREKKAFEVDPIALHIHERISTQAILKVAKRENIQRDLFADPEMEYREAIKFYQHEMDWANRLILGDSLQVMASLAYRENLTGQVQMIYFDPPYGIRFTKNFQPEVGRTDTKEEQESDFNREPEVVKAYRDTWTLGTHSYLSYIRDRLILAKTLLKDSGSLFLQIGDENEHLLKSILDEVFGYGNFIVRIAVQKTGSVEGDFIKSNSDYLLWYAKERSKVLEKYTQLFIERIDKKEGEWSPDPLTSSGSTNTSTVRFPAFGKEFFPGNNAHWKTTMEGMNRLLLAERIVPQKNQIRFQKNFDDFPVKALGSIWSDTGGATDMIYVVQTATKVIARCILMTTSPGDLALDPTCGSGTTAYVAEQWGRRWITIDTSRVAVALARQRLLTAKFEHYKLKNIEKAPAEDNTFEYETVPHITLKSIAQNPALDPVFAKYDPLLDSCLVIINDALQKVDKEIRSKLLLKWQIKQKQEGKKNINEADERRWKLPTEKFEHWDVPFDTDELYPAEFKTAIETYLKIWRQKMDEVNACIQTNAEQVELVDKPEKINGVVRVSGPFTVEGVMPIEFNLDADSPIQGIDEDLETFDQATNAVSFIENILLLLKREGVVFPGNRKMVFNELRSYDSGGTMINFEGEWMNGDKKLRKVGVSVGPQHGPITGWQVENVIRTAYKHGFDDIVFAGFSFDAEAQAAIEDDSNPKVKLHLAHISPDVLMGDLLKSTGSGQVFTVMGSPRIKLLTESDGSFRIRMDGVDIYDPVRNVLIDTGADKVAAWFIDSDYDGRTFCITQAFFPDRDAWKKLEKALKGVIDPDKFEAFSGTLSLPFPVGEYKKAAVKVIDPRGNEVMKVLSLDKSY; translated from the coding sequence ATGACCAAAAAAGCAGAAAAGTTCCCTGACCAACTTACCGACTACAGATTCAAAGACAAAAAGCGTAAATACATCACCCCGGCAGGACTTGCATCACAAGGTAAGGTGGAAGAAGCGCCCAAACTTGAATTTGATTACAACCCACATTTGCCACCGGTTTTGAGGTTTGATGATTCCGGACAAACAGATAAGTTACCAGAATTGCTCGAAAAAGCTTTGCGGAGTCCCCTTACGGAAGATGAATCCAAAATTCTGGCCAACGCCCTGAAAAAGCACGAACCCTGGCTTGAGTGGACAGGGAAGCGGGAAAAGAAAGCATTTGAGGTTGACCCAATAGCTCTCCATATCCACGAACGAATAAGCACACAGGCCATTTTGAAAGTAGCTAAACGAGAAAATATACAACGAGACCTCTTTGCCGATCCCGAAATGGAGTACCGCGAAGCGATTAAATTCTATCAGCACGAAATGGATTGGGCAAACCGCCTCATTCTCGGCGACTCATTGCAAGTCATGGCCTCCCTTGCCTATCGCGAAAACCTAACCGGCCAGGTGCAGATGATCTATTTTGACCCGCCGTATGGGATCAGGTTCACGAAAAATTTTCAACCGGAGGTTGGGAGAACTGATACCAAAGAAGAACAGGAAAGTGATTTTAACCGTGAACCGGAAGTCGTAAAAGCTTATCGTGATACCTGGACACTTGGAACACATAGTTACCTTAGTTATATTCGAGACAGATTAATTCTTGCAAAAACCCTTCTCAAAGATTCAGGAAGCCTTTTTCTACAAATTGGCGATGAAAATGAACATTTATTAAAGAGTATTCTTGATGAAGTATTCGGGTATGGAAATTTCATTGTTAGAATCGCTGTTCAAAAAACGGGAAGTGTTGAAGGTGATTTTATTAAATCAAATTCTGATTATCTTTTGTGGTATGCTAAAGAAAGGAGCAAGGTACTAGAGAAATACACCCAACTTTTCATTGAAAGAATTGATAAAAAGGAAGGAGAATGGAGTCCTGACCCACTTACTTCATCCGGATCGACAAATACGTCAACAGTGAGGTTTCCAGCTTTTGGCAAAGAGTTCTTCCCGGGCAATAATGCACACTGGAAAACCACTATGGAAGGGATGAATAGACTTTTATTGGCTGAAAGAATAGTGCCTCAAAAGAATCAAATACGGTTTCAAAAGAATTTTGATGATTTTCCTGTGAAAGCGTTAGGAAGTATTTGGTCTGACACTGGGGGAGCTACAGATATGATTTATGTTGTACAAACGGCTACTAAAGTAATCGCTCGATGTATTTTAATGACCACATCCCCCGGCGATCTTGCCCTGGATCCCACCTGTGGCAGCGGAACTACGGCTTATGTAGCCGAGCAATGGGGCAGGCGATGGATCACAATTGACACCAGTAGGGTTGCTGTGGCATTGGCAAGACAACGGTTACTAACCGCCAAATTTGAACATTACAAGCTTAAAAATATAGAGAAAGCCCCGGCAGAGGACAATACATTTGAGTACGAAACAGTTCCACATATAACTTTAAAAAGCATCGCACAAAACCCCGCCCTCGACCCAGTTTTCGCTAAATATGATCCGCTGCTTGACAGTTGCCTGGTGATAATCAATGACGCATTACAAAAAGTTGATAAAGAGATCAGAAGTAAGCTTCTGCTTAAGTGGCAAATTAAACAAAAGCAGGAGGGTAAAAAGAACATCAACGAGGCCGATGAACGGAGGTGGAAACTTCCAACGGAAAAATTTGAGCATTGGGATGTGCCGTTTGATACCGATGAACTTTATCCGGCAGAATTTAAAACAGCCATTGAAACTTATCTTAAAATCTGGCGGCAAAAGATGGATGAAGTGAACGCATGTATCCAGACAAATGCAGAGCAGGTTGAACTGGTCGACAAGCCGGAGAAGATAAACGGGGTGGTTCGGGTAAGTGGTCCATTCACTGTGGAAGGCGTAATGCCTATAGAGTTTAATCTCGATGCCGATTCTCCAATCCAGGGAATTGATGAAGATCTGGAAACGTTCGACCAGGCGACCAATGCCGTTTCATTCATTGAAAATATCCTCCTGTTGCTGAAACGTGAAGGGGTGGTTTTTCCCGGAAACCGGAAGATGGTTTTCAACGAACTGCGCTCTTATGATAGCGGAGGAACAATGATCAATTTTGAAGGGGAATGGATGAATGGTGATAAAAAATTACGTAAAGTGGGGGTGAGTGTAGGTCCACAGCATGGTCCAATAACCGGATGGCAGGTGGAGAATGTGATTCGAACTGCTTACAAACACGGGTTCGACGATATAGTTTTTGCCGGATTTTCATTCGATGCCGAAGCACAGGCAGCCATTGAAGACGATTCAAATCCAAAGGTGAAATTGCACTTGGCCCATATCAGCCCCGATGTATTGATGGGCGACCTGCTGAAAAGCACGGGCAGCGGCCAGGTATTCACCGTGATGGGCAGCCCGCGGATAAAACTGCTTACAGAAAGCGATGGTTCTTTCCGGATCAGGATGGACGGCGTAGATATTTATGACCCTGTCAGGAATGTATTGATAGATACAGGCGCCGACAAAGTGGCTGCCTGGTTTATCGACAGCGATTACGACGGACGCACTTTTTGCATAACCCAGGCCTTCTTTCCAGATCGTGATGCCTGGAAAAAACTGGAAAAGGCATTAAAAGGGGTGATTGATCCTGATAAATTTGAAGCCTTCAGCGGAACTTTATCGCTTCCCTTCCCTGTGGGAGAATATAAAAAAGCAGCCGTGAAAGTCATTGATCCACGCGGAAATGAGGTAATGAAGGTGTTGTCATTAGATAAAAGCTATTGA
- a CDS encoding DEAD/DEAH box helicase family protein yields MTKGTSQNDLFDDQAPVIVVDNPILCNPFEEPDKYWYYNENGEPQQIPTRRPASYFFKTKRAYTGQTTLFAEEQREDLQLINLLRNDVRRWRKSGYEIATPITKKLLEYWSRSNRERRLFFCQLEGVETIIYINEILASNRKTRWNPELTEEDFQKLKQGVKPSFIDDTTVKDVLLPRLIDIPNETEYPNLHRYGCKMATGSGKTVVMAMLITWAFCNRGSQPSDVRFPDAALIICPNLTIRERLQVLRPDIADNYYRKFDLIPSSLIPFLQRGKVMIKNWHQLGEESENMESGESYRVVNKGIESADAFARRVLGELYDRSPVMVMNDEGHHAYRPKPIDTDSDLSEEEKKEREEATVWINGLDKINKACGIRFCVDMSATPFYIKGSGYVEGSPFPWIVSDFALVDAIESGIVKIPRIPVSDITGRPEPQYFNLWKYITADLRAGQKMQGGRPKPGVVWERANGALVQLAGQYKERFDYFKTGDERNLAIPPAMIIVCDNTNIAELFYQKISGEQTEEVEEKVTRGRKKGETKLVKIKSYGKGEPFPEIFSNTENALNSFRIDNKVMQETDSDEGQSKDEAKKKTRQIADTIGQHGKPGEQVKCIVSVQMLSEGWDANNVTHIFGLRAFGSQLLIEQVVGRGLRRMNYTIDKESNMFPPEYVDVYGIPFSIIPFKGRPTGKPEPDDKPVYHVRALTERENLKIEFPNVEGYVFDLKKNMISVDFEKLEKFDLEPLKDPIQTFIQPQVGIRIGGPAINPGLKVVTQDRKAYYENYHLQTIKFEIARQIVINLTYGRNDAHSGLKYQSRAQLFPQVLKIVDRYLDIKVNYMGCNPSEIGIEAYSSKVISLLTTAIEPSKLEGEPPLLPQLNRFKPIGSTLSVNFTTKKIPKLTIKSHINMMVGDTQTWEQSADFILEANYKVFSYVKNDHLEFTIPYEFEGVPLHYEPDFIVKLSNGVNLVLEIKGYEDNQTKAKHQGAHKWVNAVNNWGKLGHWVFIVCRNPAMLNYDIDKA; encoded by the coding sequence ATGACAAAGGGAACTTCGCAAAACGATCTCTTTGACGACCAGGCCCCCGTAATCGTGGTGGATAACCCGATCCTCTGCAATCCATTTGAGGAGCCGGATAAATACTGGTATTACAACGAAAATGGCGAACCCCAGCAAATTCCCACCCGTCGCCCGGCCAGTTATTTTTTCAAAACCAAACGCGCCTATACAGGTCAGACAACATTATTTGCTGAAGAACAACGTGAAGATCTTCAGTTGATCAACCTTCTGCGTAATGATGTTCGCCGTTGGCGCAAGTCAGGGTACGAAATAGCAACACCGATCACAAAAAAACTACTTGAATACTGGTCAAGATCAAACCGCGAACGCAGGTTGTTTTTCTGCCAGCTTGAGGGTGTTGAAACCATCATCTATATCAATGAAATTTTAGCTTCGAACAGGAAAACAAGATGGAATCCGGAATTAACTGAGGAGGATTTTCAGAAACTAAAACAAGGCGTGAAACCTTCATTTATTGATGATACAACTGTTAAAGATGTTTTGCTTCCCCGACTGATCGATATTCCCAATGAGACAGAATATCCCAATCTTCACCGTTACGGATGCAAAATGGCCACTGGTAGCGGTAAAACAGTGGTCATGGCCATGCTCATCACCTGGGCATTCTGTAACCGTGGATCGCAACCATCGGATGTGCGGTTCCCGGATGCTGCCCTGATCATTTGCCCGAATCTGACTATTCGCGAGCGTTTGCAGGTACTTCGTCCAGACATAGCCGATAATTACTACCGGAAGTTTGATCTTATCCCCTCTTCTCTTATTCCATTCTTGCAGCGGGGAAAAGTGATGATCAAAAACTGGCATCAATTGGGGGAAGAATCAGAAAATATGGAATCGGGCGAAAGTTACCGGGTAGTCAATAAAGGGATTGAGAGTGCGGATGCTTTTGCGCGACGGGTGCTTGGCGAATTATATGACCGATCTCCGGTCATGGTGATGAATGATGAAGGCCATCATGCCTACCGTCCGAAACCTATAGATACCGATTCAGATTTATCTGAAGAAGAAAAAAAAGAGCGCGAAGAGGCAACAGTATGGATCAACGGATTGGATAAGATTAACAAAGCCTGCGGCATTCGTTTTTGTGTAGATATGTCGGCAACACCATTCTATATCAAAGGCAGCGGCTATGTTGAAGGATCACCCTTCCCCTGGATTGTCAGTGATTTTGCCCTGGTGGATGCCATTGAATCGGGAATTGTAAAGATTCCCAGGATTCCGGTTAGTGATATAACAGGTAGACCTGAACCACAGTATTTCAATTTATGGAAATACATTACAGCCGATCTGAGGGCCGGGCAGAAGATGCAAGGGGGACGTCCAAAGCCAGGTGTGGTATGGGAAAGAGCAAATGGTGCTCTGGTTCAGTTAGCAGGTCAGTACAAAGAACGGTTTGATTATTTTAAAACCGGAGATGAGCGTAATTTGGCCATTCCACCAGCCATGATCATTGTTTGTGACAACACTAATATCGCCGAATTGTTTTATCAGAAGATTTCCGGCGAACAAACAGAGGAAGTCGAGGAAAAGGTAACCCGTGGAAGAAAAAAAGGAGAAACGAAGTTGGTAAAGATTAAATCCTATGGAAAGGGCGAACCATTCCCTGAAATTTTCAGCAATACTGAAAATGCCTTAAACTCATTCCGCATCGACAACAAAGTCATGCAGGAAACCGACTCAGACGAGGGTCAGTCAAAAGATGAAGCCAAGAAAAAGACCAGGCAGATCGCCGATACAATAGGCCAACACGGGAAACCGGGAGAACAGGTGAAATGTATCGTGTCAGTGCAGATGTTGTCGGAAGGCTGGGATGCAAACAATGTTACCCATATCTTTGGGCTTCGTGCGTTTGGAAGCCAGTTGTTAATTGAACAGGTAGTAGGCCGTGGCTTACGCAGGATGAACTATACTATTGACAAGGAATCTAATATGTTTCCCCCGGAATATGTGGATGTCTATGGAATTCCATTCTCCATTATTCCATTTAAAGGCAGGCCCACCGGGAAACCGGAACCGGATGATAAACCCGTTTATCATGTTCGTGCGCTAACAGAACGGGAAAACCTGAAAATTGAATTCCCCAATGTAGAAGGTTATGTGTTTGACCTTAAGAAAAACATGATCTCTGTGGATTTTGAAAAATTGGAAAAATTCGATCTAGAACCTCTGAAGGATCCCATCCAGACCTTCATCCAGCCACAAGTTGGTATCCGTATTGGCGGGCCTGCCATCAATCCTGGATTAAAGGTTGTTACCCAGGATCGAAAAGCTTATTATGAAAATTATCATCTTCAAACCATCAAATTTGAGATAGCACGTCAGATCGTTATTAACCTTACCTATGGTAGAAATGACGCACATTCCGGATTAAAATATCAATCAAGGGCACAACTGTTTCCACAGGTATTGAAAATAGTAGATCGGTATCTGGATATTAAGGTGAATTATATGGGATGTAATCCCAGTGAAATTGGTATCGAGGCTTATTCTTCCAAAGTAATATCGCTACTTACTACTGCCATTGAACCGTCTAAACTGGAAGGAGAACCACCCTTATTGCCACAATTGAATCGTTTCAAACCAATTGGAAGTACCTTATCCGTGAATTTTACTACTAAGAAAATCCCCAAGCTAACAATAAAGAGCCATATAAACATGATGGTTGGTGATACTCAAACATGGGAGCAGTCGGCTGATTTCATCCTGGAAGCAAATTATAAAGTATTTTCTTATGTTAAAAATGATCATCTTGAATTTACCATTCCGTATGAATTTGAGGGCGTTCCCCTGCATTATGAACCTGATTTCATTGTAAAATTGAGCAATGGCGTGAATCTTGTTCTTGAAATTAAAGGGTATGAAGACAATCAAACCAAGGCCAAGCACCAGGGAGCACATAAATGGGTTAATGCAGTCAATAACTGGGGAAAACTGGGACATTGGGTGTTCATAGTATGCAGGAATCCAGCAATGCTTAATTATGATATTGATAAAGCTTAG
- a CDS encoding ATP-dependent Clp protease proteolytic subunit, which translates to MINVFNDTLKIILNDRLKELEDHFESDVIFYYGEIHPAFIKPFRDFIEKLKNDPNPKDKLSIIINSPGGSSETVEKFVDIIRKHYHEVYFVIPDMAMSAGTIFCMSGDKIFMDYSSSLGPIDPQVLVGDKYVPALGYLDKVNELIEKDRNNELTRAEFAILKDIDLATLRAYEQAKDLTVTLLEKWLVEYKFKDWQIHQSKPDLIGQPVTLEQKKERAKDIATKLGNNNLWHSHGRMINIHVLKTFLKLKIEDYSDDLPLREKIRSYNDLIIEFILRSEFRFFLHSRNYF; encoded by the coding sequence ATGATTAATGTTTTCAATGATACATTAAAAATAATTTTAAATGACAGGCTTAAAGAACTCGAAGATCATTTTGAGTCTGATGTGATTTTTTACTACGGTGAAATTCATCCTGCATTTATCAAACCATTCAGAGATTTCATTGAGAAATTAAAGAACGATCCTAATCCAAAAGATAAATTATCGATTATCATCAATTCACCAGGTGGTAGTTCTGAAACTGTCGAGAAGTTTGTTGATATAATAAGAAAACATTATCATGAGGTTTATTTTGTCATACCAGATATGGCAATGTCGGCAGGTACCATATTTTGTATGTCTGGTGACAAAATTTTTATGGATTATTCTTCATCCCTTGGCCCTATTGATCCACAAGTATTAGTTGGTGATAAATATGTGCCTGCTCTTGGTTATTTGGATAAAGTAAACGAGTTAATTGAAAAAGACAGAAATAATGAATTAACCAGGGCTGAGTTTGCAATTCTCAAAGATATCGATTTAGCGACACTCAGGGCTTATGAGCAAGCCAAGGATTTAACAGTTACACTTTTGGAAAAATGGTTAGTGGAATATAAATTCAAAGATTGGCAAATACATCAATCAAAACCTGATCTGATTGGTCAACCTGTTACTTTGGAGCAAAAGAAGGAGCGGGCTAAAGACATAGCAACTAAATTGGGTAATAACAATCTGTGGCATTCCCATGGAAGAATGATTAATATACATGTTCTCAAGACTTTTTTAAAATTGAAAATAGAGGATTATTCTGATGATTTACCCTTACGTGAAAAAATCAGGTCCTATAATGATTTGATAATTGAGTTTATCCTAAGATCTGAATTTAGATTTTTCCTGCATAGTAGAAATTATTTTTAA